In the genome of Pseudomonas sp. LBUM920, one region contains:
- a CDS encoding carbon-phosphorus lyase complex subunit PhnI has translation MYVAVKGGEQAIDNAHRLLAKKRRGDTAIPELSVAQIREQLPLAVARVMTEGSLFDEELAALAIKQAAGDLVEAIFLLRAYRTTLPRFSPSLPIDTAHMVLSRRLSATFKDVPGGQLLGPTFDYTHRLLDFSLLAEGTYPGPQTTADARIEACPRVLGLLAKEGLIQNEADDNASVADITRDPLEYPASRAERLQALARGDEGFLLALGYSTQRGYGRNHPFAGEIRIGDVEVWIDPEELGFPVCLGSIEVTECEMVNQFVGSATQLAQFTRGYGLAFGHAERKAMGMALVDRSLRAEEYNEEVVSPAQREEFVLAHCDNVEAAGFVSHLKLPHYVDFQSELELIRKLRQPAEGTRHE, from the coding sequence ATGTACGTAGCCGTCAAAGGTGGCGAGCAAGCCATCGACAATGCCCACCGCCTGCTGGCGAAAAAACGCCGGGGCGATACCGCCATTCCCGAACTCAGCGTTGCACAGATCCGCGAACAACTGCCGTTGGCCGTGGCGCGGGTGATGACCGAAGGCTCGCTGTTCGACGAAGAACTCGCCGCGCTGGCGATCAAGCAAGCGGCGGGCGACCTGGTGGAAGCAATCTTCTTGCTGCGCGCCTACCGCACCACGCTGCCGCGCTTCAGCCCGAGCCTGCCGATTGATACGGCGCACATGGTATTGAGTCGACGCCTGTCGGCCACCTTCAAAGACGTGCCCGGCGGCCAGTTGCTCGGCCCGACCTTCGATTACACCCACCGGCTGCTGGATTTTTCGCTGCTGGCCGAAGGTACATACCCAGGCCCACAAACCACGGCGGATGCGCGCATCGAAGCCTGCCCACGGGTGCTCGGTTTGCTCGCCAAAGAAGGCCTGATCCAAAACGAAGCTGACGACAACGCCAGCGTCGCCGACATCACCCGCGACCCGCTGGAATACCCGGCCAGCCGCGCCGAGCGCCTGCAAGCCCTGGCCCGTGGCGATGAGGGGTTTCTGTTGGCGCTGGGTTACTCGACCCAACGTGGCTATGGCCGCAATCACCCGTTTGCCGGCGAGATTCGCATCGGCGACGTAGAGGTGTGGATCGACCCCGAAGAACTGGGCTTCCCGGTGTGCCTGGGCAGCATCGAAGTGACCGAGTGCGAGATGGTCAACCAGTTCGTTGGTTCGGCCACGCAGCTGGCGCAGTTCACGCGTGGCTATGGCCTGGCGTTCGGGCATGCCGAGCGGAAGGCCATGGGCATGGCGTTGGTCGACCGCTCGCTGCGCGCCGAGGAATACAACGAAGAGGTGGTGTCGCCGGCTCAGCGCGAAGAGTTCGTGCTGGCCCATTGCGACAACGTCGAGGCCGCGGGCTTTGTTTCGCACCTCAAATTGCCTCACTACGTGGACTTCCAGTCCGAGCTGGAACTGATCCGCAAACTGCGCCAACCGGCCGAGGGCACGCGCCATGAATGA
- the phnN gene encoding phosphonate metabolism protein/1,5-bisphosphokinase (PRPP-forming) PhnN encodes MAGRLIYLIGPSGSGKDSLLDAARPRLAERGCRIVRRVITRSAEAVGEAAQGVSPEQFAAMQAEDAFALSWHANGLSYGIPRVIDDWLAAGEDVLVNGSRAHLAQTRERYPSVLVLLLTVDQTVLRQRLIARGRESLADIEERLARNARFTADLIAGNGAGLLVLDNSGPLVHTVERLLCCLDHGHSACA; translated from the coding sequence ATGGCAGGCAGGTTGATCTATCTCATCGGGCCATCGGGTTCGGGCAAGGACAGCCTGCTGGATGCCGCCCGCCCGCGCTTGGCCGAGCGCGGCTGCCGCATTGTGCGGCGGGTGATCACCCGTTCGGCCGAAGCGGTGGGCGAGGCGGCCCAGGGTGTGAGCCCGGAGCAGTTCGCCGCGATGCAGGCCGAGGACGCGTTTGCCCTCAGCTGGCACGCCAATGGGTTGTCGTACGGCATCCCGCGTGTGATCGACGACTGGCTGGCGGCGGGGGAAGACGTGCTGGTCAATGGGTCCCGCGCGCACCTGGCGCAAACCCGCGAACGCTATCCCTCGGTGCTGGTGCTGTTGCTGACGGTCGATCAAACCGTGTTGCGCCAGCGCTTGATCGCGCGGGGGCGTGAGTCGTTGGCCGATATCGAGGAGCGCCTGGCACGCAATGCGCGGTTCACCGCAGACCTGATCGCCGGCAATGGTGCGGGGCTGCTGGTGCTGGATAACTCCGGCCCGCTGGTGCATACCGTCGAGCGCTTGCTGTGCTGCCTGGATCACGGGCACTCGGCATGCGCCTGA
- a CDS encoding alpha-D-ribose 1-methylphosphonate 5-phosphate C-P-lyase PhnJ, translating to MNDLTQTPARDPAYNFAYLDEQTKRMIRRALLKAVAIPGYQVPFGGREMPLPYGWGTGGMQLTAAILGADDVLKVIDQGADDTTNAVSIRRFFARTAGVATTEATPEATVIQTRHRIPETPLQADQIMVYQVPIPEPLRFIEPSETETRTMHALNDYGVMHVKLYEDIATFGHIATSYAYPVMVDERYVMDPSPIPKFDNPKLDMSPALMLFGAGREKRLYAVPPYTQVTSLDFEDHPFEVQKWAHNCAICGSHESFLDELILDDAGTQSFVCSDTWYCAQRVKENNQ from the coding sequence ATGAATGACCTGACTCAAACACCTGCGCGTGACCCGGCGTACAACTTTGCCTACCTCGACGAGCAGACCAAACGCATGATCCGCCGCGCCTTGCTCAAGGCCGTGGCCATCCCCGGTTACCAAGTGCCGTTCGGGGGCCGCGAGATGCCGTTGCCGTACGGCTGGGGCACCGGCGGCATGCAATTGACCGCCGCGATCCTCGGCGCCGATGACGTGCTCAAGGTCATCGACCAGGGCGCCGACGACACCACCAACGCCGTGTCGATCCGGCGCTTCTTTGCGCGCACGGCCGGTGTCGCCACCACCGAAGCCACGCCGGAGGCGACCGTGATCCAGACCCGCCACCGCATCCCGGAAACGCCGCTGCAGGCCGACCAGATCATGGTCTACCAAGTGCCCATCCCGGAGCCGCTGCGCTTTATCGAACCGTCGGAAACCGAGACGCGCACCATGCACGCGCTCAACGATTACGGGGTGATGCACGTAAAACTCTACGAAGACATCGCCACTTTCGGCCACATCGCCACCAGCTACGCCTACCCGGTAATGGTCGATGAGCGCTACGTGATGGACCCATCACCGATCCCCAAATTCGACAACCCCAAGCTCGACATGAGCCCGGCACTGATGCTGTTTGGCGCCGGGCGTGAAAAGCGCCTCTACGCAGTGCCGCCGTACACCCAAGTCACCAGCCTCGACTTTGAAGACCACCCGTTCGAGGTGCAGAAATGGGCACACAACTGCGCGATCTGCGGCAGCCACGAGTCGTTTCTCGATGAGCTGATTCTCGACGACGCCGGTACCCAGAGTTTTGTGTGTTCCGACACCTGGTATTGCGCCCAGCGCGTGAAGGAGAACAACCAGTGA
- a CDS encoding alpha-D-ribose 1-methylphosphonate 5-triphosphate diphosphatase — translation MPAEQILSNAQVVTAERVFLGSVVLRDGKIVDIAEGRSQLPQAQDLGGDCLLPGLVELHTDNLEKHMTPRPGVDWPSTSAVLSHDAQIIAAGITTVFDAVSIGDVNPKGNRMKKLPAMLDAIASAEGAGLTRAEHHLHLRCELCHPDTLSVFRDLVENPLVRLVSVMDHSPGQRQFVLEAKYREYYMGKYHLNDETMDAFIVLQMANSREYSDRYRAAIVEHCLGRGLSVASHDDATLAHVEESARYGMTIAEFPTTLEAAQGCRALNMKVLMGAPNVVRGGSHSGNVAAAGLAAQGLLDILSSDYYPASLLQAAFVLADEQDGGDLARAVKMISLAPAHAAGLTDRGEIAVGLRADLVQAKRREGLPVVQQVWRQAKRVF, via the coding sequence ATGCCCGCTGAACAGATCCTCAGTAATGCCCAGGTCGTTACGGCTGAGCGTGTGTTCCTCGGTTCGGTGGTGCTGCGCGACGGCAAGATTGTCGACATTGCCGAAGGCCGCAGCCAGTTGCCCCAGGCCCAGGATTTGGGCGGTGATTGCCTGCTGCCGGGGCTGGTGGAGTTGCACACCGACAACCTGGAAAAACACATGACCCCGCGCCCCGGCGTGGACTGGCCGTCGACCTCGGCGGTGCTCAGCCATGACGCGCAGATCATCGCGGCGGGCATCACCACGGTGTTCGACGCGGTGTCCATCGGCGATGTGAACCCCAAGGGCAACCGCATGAAGAAACTGCCGGCGATGCTCGACGCCATCGCTTCGGCAGAAGGCGCCGGGCTGACCCGCGCCGAGCACCACTTGCACCTGCGCTGCGAGCTGTGCCACCCGGATACCCTGAGCGTGTTCCGCGACCTGGTGGAAAACCCGCTGGTGCGTCTGGTGTCGGTGATGGACCATTCGCCGGGCCAGCGCCAGTTCGTGCTCGAAGCCAAGTACCGTGAGTACTACATGGGCAAGTACCACCTCAACGACGAAACCATGGACGCGTTTATCGTGTTGCAAATGGCCAACTCCCGCGAGTACAGCGACCGCTATCGCGCGGCCATCGTCGAGCATTGCCTGGGGCGTGGGTTGTCGGTGGCCAGCCACGATGACGCCACGTTGGCGCATGTTGAAGAGTCGGCGCGCTACGGCATGACCATTGCCGAATTCCCCACTACGCTTGAAGCAGCCCAGGGCTGCCGGGCGCTGAACATGAAAGTGTTGATGGGTGCGCCGAACGTGGTGCGCGGCGGGTCACACTCGGGTAATGTGGCCGCCGCCGGCCTGGCTGCGCAGGGATTGCTGGATATACTTTCCAGCGACTACTACCCGGCCAGCCTGTTGCAGGCCGCGTTCGTGCTGGCCGATGAGCAGGACGGCGGCGACCTGGCGCGCGCGGTCAAGATGATCAGCCTGGCACCGGCGCACGCGGCGGGCCTGACCGATCGCGGTGAAATTGCGGTGGGCCTGCGCGCTGACCTGGTCCAGGCCAAACGCCGCGAAGGGCTGCCCGTGGTGCAACAAGTGTGGCGACAAGCGAAGAGGGTGTTTTGA
- a CDS encoding helix-turn-helix transcriptional regulator, with protein sequence MYAQDEDTALSHVAGAIAEPARTKMLCSLMDGHARTSTEMAAIAQVSASTASAHLARLKNDGLLTLHTQGRHRYYSLAGPHVAQAIEGLMQISHNTSRGFVSTTPTRLQFARTCYDHMAGTLAVHLHDHFIACGWLMGDGAYQLSAAGEQAMTELGIDVPALRTQRRRFACSCLDWSMRRPHLAGALGAALLQSVIRRGWVTQDLDSRALGLTAKGRKALASRFGMEICRQ encoded by the coding sequence ATGTACGCTCAGGACGAGGACACGGCGCTTTCACACGTGGCGGGTGCGATCGCGGAGCCCGCGCGAACGAAAATGCTCTGTTCGCTGATGGATGGCCACGCACGAACCAGCACCGAGATGGCGGCAATTGCCCAGGTCAGCGCCTCGACCGCCAGTGCCCATTTGGCCAGGCTCAAGAACGATGGCCTGCTTACGCTGCACACCCAGGGACGTCATCGCTATTACAGCCTGGCTGGGCCGCACGTGGCGCAGGCCATCGAGGGCCTGATGCAGATCAGCCATAACACCAGCAGGGGTTTCGTCTCGACCACGCCCACGCGTTTGCAGTTTGCGCGCACCTGCTACGACCACATGGCCGGTACCCTGGCCGTGCACCTGCACGACCATTTCATCGCTTGCGGCTGGTTGATGGGCGACGGCGCTTACCAGCTGAGCGCGGCGGGTGAACAAGCCATGACCGAGCTGGGCATCGATGTGCCCGCACTGCGCACGCAGCGCCGACGTTTCGCCTGTTCGTGCCTGGACTGGAGCATGCGCCGCCCGCACCTGGCCGGTGCTTTGGGCGCGGCATTGCTGCAAAGTGTTATCCGCCGTGGATGGGTGACCCAGGACCTGGACAGTCGCGCGTTGGGGTTGACGGCCAAGGGACGCAAGGCGCTGGCAAGCCGATTTGGAATGGAAATCTGCAGACAATAA
- the phnG gene encoding phosphonate C-P lyase system protein PhnG — protein sequence MNLSPRQHWMGVLARAQLNELQPHEAALKDAEYQLIRAPEIGMTLVRGRMGGDGAAFNVGEMSVTRCVVRLADGRTGYSYLAGRDKAHAELAALADAHLQGTQPSLWLSDLITALATAQAKRRAQKEADTAATKVEFFTLVRGEN from the coding sequence ATGAACCTGTCCCCGCGTCAGCATTGGATGGGTGTGCTTGCCCGCGCCCAACTCAATGAATTGCAACCTCACGAAGCGGCTTTGAAGGACGCCGAGTACCAGCTGATTCGCGCCCCTGAAATCGGCATGACGTTAGTGCGTGGCCGCATGGGCGGGGATGGCGCCGCCTTCAACGTCGGTGAAATGAGCGTGACCCGTTGCGTGGTGCGCCTGGCTGACGGCCGCACCGGCTACAGCTATTTGGCCGGGCGCGACAAAGCCCACGCCGAGTTGGCCGCCCTGGCCGACGCGCACCTGCAAGGCACGCAACCGAGCCTGTGGCTCAGCGATTTGATCACCGCGCTGGCGACTGCCCAAGCCAAACGCCGCGCGCAAAAAGAAGCCGACACTGCCGCCACCAAGGTCGAGTTCTTCACCTTGGTGCGAGGAGAAAACTGA
- the phnK gene encoding phosphonate C-P lyase system protein PhnK, translated as MVLRPAREGEQPVSQPLLHVRDLSLLYGPEKGCQGVSFDLYPGEVLGIVGESGSGKSTLLSLLSGRLPPQAGSIGYRSKDGEWLDLYSASEAERRTLLRTEWGFVEQNPRDGLRMGVSAGANIGERLMAQGVRNYAQLRGAGLDWLGQVEIDPQRIDDLPRTFSGGMQQRLQIARNLVSSPRLVFMDEPTGGLDVSVQARLLDLLRGLVRELDLAVVIVTHDLAVARLLADRLMVMRRSRVVETGLTDQILDDPQHPYSQLLVSSVLQP; from the coding sequence CTGGTATTGCGCCCAGCGCGTGAAGGAGAACAACCAGTGAGCCAGCCGTTATTGCACGTGCGCGACCTGTCTTTGCTCTACGGCCCGGAAAAGGGCTGCCAGGGCGTGAGTTTTGATCTGTACCCCGGCGAAGTACTGGGAATTGTCGGCGAGTCCGGCTCAGGCAAATCCACCTTGCTCTCGCTGCTGAGCGGGCGTTTGCCACCGCAAGCCGGGAGCATTGGCTACCGCAGCAAGGACGGTGAATGGCTTGACCTCTACAGCGCCAGCGAAGCCGAGCGCCGCACCTTGCTGCGCACCGAGTGGGGCTTTGTCGAGCAGAACCCCCGTGACGGCCTGCGCATGGGGGTGTCGGCCGGCGCCAATATTGGCGAGCGCCTGATGGCCCAGGGCGTGCGCAACTATGCGCAACTGCGCGGCGCCGGTCTGGATTGGCTGGGCCAGGTGGAAATCGACCCGCAGCGCATCGATGACCTGCCGCGCACCTTCTCGGGCGGCATGCAGCAGCGCCTGCAAATCGCCCGCAACCTCGTCTCCAGCCCACGCCTTGTGTTCATGGACGAACCCACCGGCGGTCTGGACGTGTCGGTGCAAGCGCGTTTGCTCGACCTGCTGCGCGGCCTGGTGCGTGAGCTGGATTTGGCGGTGGTGATTGTCACTCATGACCTGGCCGTGGCCCGTCTGTTGGCCGACCGCCTGATGGTGATGCGCCGCTCGCGCGTGGTGGAAACGGGGCTCACCGACCAGATCCTCGACGATCCACAGCACCCTTACTCTCAACTGCTGGTGTCTTCGGTATTGCAGCCATGA
- the phnL gene encoding phosphonate C-P lyase system protein PhnL produces the protein MNALIEVRYLSKTFTLHQQNGVVLNVLRGVDFSVQGGECLVLHGQSGAGKSTLLRTLYGNYLPAGGSIRVRHAGEWLELVGAEPRDILQVRQQTLGYVSQFLRVIPRVACLDVVMEPALARGWSRANAQSRAEHLLTRLNIPQRLWQLAPGTFSGGEQQRVNIARGFMVEWPVMLLDEPTASLDDNNRQVVLELMNEAKAGGAALIGIFHDRAAREAVADRHFDMTPTPVAAEEYAHAR, from the coding sequence ATGAATGCCTTGATCGAGGTTCGCTACCTCTCGAAAACCTTCACCTTGCACCAGCAGAACGGCGTGGTGCTCAACGTGCTGCGCGGCGTGGATTTTAGCGTGCAGGGCGGCGAATGCCTGGTGCTGCACGGCCAGTCCGGCGCGGGTAAAAGCACCTTGCTGCGCACGCTGTACGGCAATTATCTACCGGCAGGTGGCAGCATTCGCGTAAGGCATGCCGGTGAGTGGCTGGAGCTGGTGGGCGCTGAGCCGCGTGACATTTTGCAGGTGCGCCAGCAAACCCTGGGTTACGTCAGTCAATTCTTGCGGGTGATCCCACGCGTGGCCTGCCTGGACGTGGTGATGGAGCCCGCGCTCGCCCGTGGTTGGTCCAGGGCTAACGCGCAGTCCCGCGCCGAGCACTTGCTGACGCGCCTGAATATTCCCCAACGCCTGTGGCAACTGGCGCCCGGCACCTTCTCCGGTGGCGAGCAACAGCGCGTGAATATCGCCCGTGGCTTCATGGTCGAGTGGCCAGTGATGCTGCTGGACGAGCCCACCGCGTCTCTTGACGACAACAATCGCCAGGTGGTGCTGGAACTGATGAACGAAGCCAAGGCTGGCGGCGCCGCACTGATCGGCATTTTCCACGACCGCGCCGCCCGTGAAGCGGTTGCCGACCGCCATTTCGACATGACCCCCACGCCCGTTGCCGCAGAGGAATACGCCCATGCCCGCTGA
- a CDS encoding cytochrome P450: protein MTPLQAATHADPYAYYAALRRNDELSFDAELGLWIASSARTVEAVLTHPDCLVRPSHEPVPAAIANGAAGQVFARLMRMNEGAAHQCPRAVVEPALARLDAVHIARVVTQVSRRLHSLDEWMFTLPVAVVGSLLGVPGERLHRVAALTRDFVACLSPLSSQAHLRAADAGAVQLGQLFGAVLEQTGFLEQLLQGEWGDPNALTPNLIGLLSQTCEASAGLIGNTLVTLARRPDLLAHIQRTPALVPALVEEVARYDSPVQNTRRFAAGPCSIGNRFLEKGEAVLVLLAAANRDPDANPDPDSILLERPRRRLFSFGVGKHHCPGQVLALNIASQALRELLRQPSVWADARQCGYWLSLNGRIPRFECAGLYP, encoded by the coding sequence ATGACACCGCTGCAAGCCGCGACCCATGCCGACCCTTACGCCTATTACGCGGCCCTCAGGCGCAACGATGAGCTGTCGTTCGATGCTGAACTGGGACTGTGGATCGCCAGTAGCGCCAGGACTGTCGAGGCCGTGCTGACGCACCCTGACTGCCTGGTACGCCCGTCACACGAGCCGGTGCCTGCGGCGATCGCGAACGGTGCGGCGGGTCAGGTGTTCGCCAGGTTGATGCGCATGAACGAGGGCGCGGCCCACCAGTGCCCCAGGGCGGTGGTCGAACCTGCACTGGCCAGGTTGGACGCGGTGCATATCGCCAGGGTGGTGACGCAAGTCAGCAGGCGCCTGCACAGCCTCGATGAGTGGATGTTTACATTGCCGGTCGCTGTGGTGGGTTCGCTGCTGGGTGTGCCTGGCGAGCGGTTGCACAGAGTCGCCGCGTTGACCCGGGATTTTGTCGCGTGTCTTTCGCCGCTGAGCAGCCAGGCTCATTTGCGCGCCGCCGATGCTGGCGCTGTACAGCTGGGGCAGCTGTTCGGTGCGGTGCTCGAGCAGACCGGGTTTCTCGAGCAGCTTCTCCAAGGCGAGTGGGGTGACCCGAATGCACTGACGCCTAACCTGATCGGCTTGCTCTCCCAGACGTGTGAAGCGAGTGCCGGCCTGATTGGCAATACGCTGGTCACACTCGCCCGGCGGCCTGACCTGCTGGCGCACATCCAGCGCACGCCAGCTTTGGTGCCAGCGCTGGTGGAGGAGGTGGCCCGCTATGACTCGCCGGTGCAGAACACGCGGCGATTTGCGGCCGGGCCCTGCTCGATTGGCAATCGCTTTCTAGAGAAGGGCGAAGCTGTTCTCGTGTTGCTGGCCGCTGCGAACCGGGACCCCGATGCAAACCCTGACCCGGACAGCATTCTGCTTGAGCGACCCCGCCGGCGCTTGTTCAGCTTTGGCGTTGGCAAACACCACTGCCCTGGCCAAGTGCTCGCGTTGAACATCGCATCGCAAGCGCTGCGCGAATTATTGCGCCAGCCGAGCGTCTGGGCCGATGCTCGCCAATGCGGTTACTGGCTTTCGCTGAATGGGCGCATCCCGCGGTTTGAATGTGCAGGCCTATATCCGTAA
- the phnH gene encoding phosphonate C-P lyase system protein PhnH — protein sequence MNAHLLQPAFVDPVLDAQRGFRAALKALAEPGLIQHLPSAPRLDGLAPATYGLCLALLDGDTPVWLAPSFDTPLIRANLGFHCGCPLTDKREEAAFALLGEQDLLDLSGFDHGNDRYPDQSCTLLVQLTDLESGRGLHWHGPGIKTQRRVNLPVPQDFWLERQRREAFPRGLDVVFSAGHHLIGLPRSSRIAQEHA from the coding sequence ATGAATGCGCACCTGTTGCAACCGGCGTTTGTCGACCCGGTACTCGATGCCCAGCGCGGTTTTCGCGCGGCGCTCAAAGCCCTGGCCGAACCGGGCCTGATCCAGCACCTGCCTTCAGCGCCGCGCCTGGATGGCCTGGCACCCGCCACCTACGGACTGTGCCTGGCGCTGCTGGATGGGGACACGCCAGTGTGGCTGGCGCCGAGCTTCGACACGCCGCTGATCCGCGCCAACCTGGGCTTTCACTGCGGCTGCCCACTGACGGATAAGCGCGAAGAAGCGGCCTTTGCGTTGCTCGGCGAACAAGACCTGCTCGACCTCAGCGGCTTCGACCACGGTAACGACCGTTACCCCGACCAGTCCTGCACCTTGCTGGTTCAGCTTACCGATCTGGAGTCCGGTCGCGGCCTGCACTGGCATGGCCCCGGCATCAAGACGCAACGCCGGGTGAACCTGCCGGTGCCGCAGGATTTCTGGCTGGAACGCCAACGCCGCGAAGCCTTCCCGCGTGGCCTGGACGTGGTGTTCAGCGCAGGTCATCACCTGATTGGCCTGCCACGCAGCAGCCGCATCGCACAGGAGCACGCCTGA
- the phnF gene encoding phosphonate metabolism transcriptional regulator PhnF: MQLSRQDEPVYRELADILRRELSSYQAGDFLPGEVHMAERFGVNRHTLRRAIDELVFEGSLLRRQGKGTQVLDRPLIYPMGAETSYSQSLSAQGMGVQAVLLKRRYCYASRDEALQLGIAEMAPMIELQTLRKLDHQPVSLIRHRYCASRAPLLADYTGGSLRQYLRERDLPLTRTQSLIGARLPNRDEAALLMMPRHLPALTVFTLSRDRDGRPVELAQSTSRSDRFQYQVVT; this comes from the coding sequence ATGCAGTTGTCTAGACAAGATGAGCCGGTGTACCGCGAACTCGCGGACATCCTGCGCCGTGAACTGAGCAGCTACCAGGCCGGCGACTTCCTGCCCGGCGAGGTGCACATGGCCGAGCGTTTTGGCGTCAACCGCCATACCTTGCGCCGTGCCATCGACGAACTGGTGTTCGAAGGCAGCCTGTTGCGCCGCCAGGGCAAGGGCACTCAGGTGCTGGACCGCCCGCTGATTTACCCGATGGGCGCCGAGACGTCCTACAGCCAATCGCTGTCGGCTCAGGGCATGGGCGTGCAGGCGGTGCTGCTCAAGCGCCGCTACTGCTACGCCAGCCGAGACGAAGCGCTGCAGTTGGGCATCGCCGAAATGGCGCCGATGATCGAACTGCAAACCCTGCGCAAGCTCGACCACCAGCCCGTCAGCCTGATCCGCCATCGCTACTGCGCCAGCCGCGCGCCGCTGCTGGCCGATTACACCGGCGGCTCGTTGCGCCAGTACTTGCGCGAGCGGGACTTGCCACTGACCCGCACGCAAAGCCTGATCGGCGCGCGTTTGCCCAACCGTGACGAAGCCGCGCTGCTGATGATGCCCCGGCACTTGCCGGCCCTCACCGTATTCACCCTTTCCCGCGATCGCGATGGCCGCCCGGTGGAGCTGGCGCAGTCCACCAGCCGTTCGGATCGCTTCCAGTACCAAGTGGTGACCTGA
- the phnP gene encoding phosphonate metabolism protein PhnP, whose protein sequence is MRLTLLGTGDARQVPVYGCECAACALARSDEGLRRRPCSALIECGDQRWLIDSGLPDLTERFPPRSFNGIFQTHYHADHAQGLLHLRWGQGLVIPVHGPADPQGLSDLYKHPGILDFSQPFGAFETREFGELRVTALPLQHSKPTFGYLLEGEGRRIAYLTDTVGLPPATLAWLQRAPLEVLVLDCSMPPQPQAPRNHNDVTLALRSIEQTGAQLGVLTHVGHTLDAWLLEHRRELPRHVTVAWDGRVL, encoded by the coding sequence ATGCGCCTGACCTTGCTTGGCACCGGTGACGCGCGGCAAGTTCCGGTGTACGGCTGCGAATGCGCTGCCTGCGCCCTGGCGCGCAGCGATGAAGGGTTACGCCGCCGACCGTGCAGCGCGTTGATCGAATGTGGCGACCAGCGCTGGTTGATCGACAGCGGTTTGCCGGACCTGACCGAACGCTTCCCGCCGCGCAGTTTCAACGGGATTTTCCAGACCCACTACCACGCTGACCATGCGCAAGGTTTGCTGCATTTGCGCTGGGGCCAGGGGCTGGTGATTCCGGTGCACGGGCCGGCGGACCCGCAAGGGTTGTCCGACCTTTACAAGCACCCGGGGATTCTGGATTTCAGCCAGCCGTTTGGCGCATTCGAAACCCGCGAATTTGGCGAGTTGCGCGTGACGGCGTTGCCGTTGCAGCACTCCAAACCCACCTTCGGTTATCTGCTGGAAGGCGAAGGTCGGCGCATCGCCTACCTCACCGACACGGTCGGCCTGCCGCCTGCCACCCTGGCCTGGCTGCAACGCGCGCCACTGGAGGTGTTGGTGCTCGATTGCTCCATGCCGCCGCAGCCCCAAGCACCGCGCAATCACAATGACGTGACGCTGGCATTGCGCAGCATTGAGCAAACAGGTGCGCAATTGGGCGTACTGACGCACGTGGGGCATACGCTGGACGCGTGGTTGCTGGAACATCGGCGCGAGTTGCCCAGGCATGTGACAGTGGCGTGGGATGGCCGGGTGCTTTGA